Proteins found in one Balaenoptera acutorostrata chromosome 17, mBalAcu1.1, whole genome shotgun sequence genomic segment:
- the CA2 gene encoding carbonic anhydrase 2 has translation MSHHWGYGKHNGPEQWHKDFPIAKGERQSPVDIHTQAAVHDPTLKPLSLRYEQATSRRIINNGHSFNVEFDDSQDKAVLEGGPLNGTYRLIQFHFHWGSSDEQGSEHTVDKKKYAAELHLVHWNTKYGEFGKAAQQPDGLAVLGIFLKIGDAKPGLQKVIDVLDSIKAKGKSADFTNFDPRGLLPESLDYWTYPGSLTTPPLLESVTWLVLKEPISVSSEQISKFCTLNFNAEGEPEHLMVNNWRPTQPLKNRQIKASFK, from the exons ATGTCCCATCACTGGGGATACGGCAAGCACAACG GACCCGAGCAATGGCATAAGGACTTCCCCATCGCCAAGGGAGAGCGCCAGTCCCCTGTTGACATCCACACCCAGGCAGCCGTTCATGACCCTACCCTGAAGCCTCTGTCTCTTCGCTATGAGCAAGCGACTTCCCGGAGAATTATCAACAACGGTCACTCTTTCAACGTGGAGTTTGATGACTCCCAGGACAAAGCAG tgctgGAAGGAGGACCCCTCAATGGCACCTACAGATTGATTCAGTTTCACTTTCACTGGGGTTCATCTGATGAGCAAGGTTCTGAGCATACTGTGGATAAAAAGAAATATGCTGCAGAG CTCCACTTGGTTCATTGGAACACCAAGTACGGGGAGTTTGGAAAAGCAGCGCAACAACCTGACGGACTGGCTGTtttgggtatttttctgaag ATTGGTGATGCTAAACCAGGCCTCCAGAAAGTCATTGATGTGCTGGATTCCATTAAAGCAAAG GGTAAGAGTGCCGACTTCACTAACTTTGATCCTCGTGGCCTCCTTCCTGAAAGCTTGGACTACTGGACCTACCCCGGCTCACtgaccacccctcctctcctggAAAGCGTGACCTGGCTCGTGCTCAAAGAACCCATCTCTGTTAGCAGTGAGCAG ATATCGAAATTCTGTACCCTTAACTTCAACGCAGAGGGCGAACCTGAACACCTGATGGTGAACAACTGGCgcccaactcagccactgaaaaacagacaaatcaaAGCTTCCTTCAAATAA